In Scatophagus argus isolate fScaArg1 chromosome 5, fScaArg1.pri, whole genome shotgun sequence, a genomic segment contains:
- the taf15 gene encoding TATA-binding protein-associated factor 2N isoform X2, translating into MASLSNRATAMEDRTHLGMGTSRLMGSKVLMVARDKEEMAMDSVVLMVPRVKEETVLDSKAPMVAKDRVAVVVAAMEDGVKVKVVVRVGGLGVTRETARKEGATEAEAVVAMTVAVMIAVVDMTVAEEEDHLVWGSRDYGSRDEPAGEQDNSDNNTIFVQGLGEDATVQEVGDFFKQIGIIKVNKKTGQPMINIYSDKATGRPKGEATVSFDDPPSAKAAIDWFDGKEFNGKPIKVSFATRRAEFTQRGGGRGGRGGGFRGRGGGGPNFDIKGGDWPCPNSSCGNMNFARRQECNKCGAPKPGDGGFGGGDRGSRGGYGGDRGGGFRGRGGFRGGDRGGYGGGGGGGGFGGGYKMGGRGDRRDDRRDRPY; encoded by the exons ATGGCCAGTCTCAGCAACAGAGCTACAGCTATGGAGGACAGGACTCATCTGG GTATGGGGACAAGTCGTCTTATGGGCAGCAAGGTTCTTATGGTGGCCAGGGACAAGGAGGAGATGGCTATGGACAGCGTAGTTCTTATGGTTCCCAGGGTCAAGGAGGAGACAGTTTTGGACAGCAAAGCTCCTATGGTGGCCAAGGACagggtggcggtggtggtggcggCTATGGAAGATGGAGTGAAG GTGAAGGTGGTGGTCAGGGTGGGAGGTTTGGGCGTGACCAGGGAGACCGCTCGGAAGGAGGGGGCTACAGAGGCAGAGGCCGTGGTGGCTATGACCGTGGCGGTTATGATCGCAGTGGTGGATATGACCGTGGCGGAAGAGGAGGACCACCTGGTATGGG GCTCTCGAGACTACGGCTCAAGGGATGAACCAG CTGGTGAGCAGGACAACTCTGACAACAACACCATTTTTGTCCAGGGACTTGGAGAAGATGCCACCGTTCAGGAAGTCGGCGACTTCTTCAAGCAAATTGGTATCATCAAG GTAAACAAGAAGACTGGCCAGCCAATGATTAACATCTACTCTGACAAGGCCACTGGTCGACCAAAAGGAGAAGCTACAGTGTCGTTTGATGACCCGCCCTCTGCCAAAGCTGCTATTGATTGGTTTGATG GCAAGGAGTTCAATGGCAAACCCATCAAAGTATCATTTGCCACCCGCAGAGCTGAGTTCACACAgaggggtggaggaagagggggaCGAGGAGGTG GTTTTAGAGGTCGTGGTGGTGGAGGTCCCAACTTTGACATTAAGGGAGGTGACTGGCCCTGCCCCAACAG CTCTTGTGGCAACATGAATTTTGCACGGCGGCAAGAGTGTAACAAATGTGGCGCACCCAAACCAGGAGATGGAGGATttggaggtggag ATCGTGGAAGCAGAGGTGGTTATGGCGGCGACAGAGGTGGTGGCTTCAGAGGTCGTGGAGGTTTTCGTGGGGGAGACCGTGGAGGCTacggaggaggtggtggtggtggaggtttTGGAGGCGGCTACAAAATGGGAGGAAG AGGTGACCGCAGAGATGACAGAAGAGACCGGCCGTACTAA
- the taf15 gene encoding TATA-binding protein-associated factor 2N isoform X1, protein MATDSGYGGSQSYGSYGGQQGAQGYGQGNGGGGGSYGGQNYGGYGQQGVTQDGYGQSQQQSYSYGGQDSSGYGDKSSYGQQGSYGGQGQGGDGYGQRSSYGSQGQGGDSFGQQSSYGGQGQGGGGGGGYGRWSEGEGGGQGGRFGRDQGDRSEGGGYRGRGRGGYDRGGYDRSGGYDRGGRGGPPGMGGGDRGGYKNYGGSRDYGSRDEPAGEQDNSDNNTIFVQGLGEDATVQEVGDFFKQIGIIKVNKKTGQPMINIYSDKATGRPKGEATVSFDDPPSAKAAIDWFDGKEFNGKPIKVSFATRRAEFTQRGGGRGGRGGGFRGRGGGGPNFDIKGGDWPCPNSSCGNMNFARRQECNKCGAPKPGDGGFGGGDRGSRGGYGGDRGGGFRGRGGFRGGDRGGYGGGGGGGGFGGGYKMGGRGDRRDDRRDRPY, encoded by the exons ATGGCCACTG attCAGGCTACGGTGGCTCACAAAG TTATGGATCATATGGCGGCCAGCAAGGTGCGCAG GGTTATGGTCAGGGAAATGGTGGTGGCGGCGGCTCTTATGGGGGACAGAATTATGGTGGTTATGGACAGCAAGGTGTGACACAAG ACGGTTATGGCCAGTCTCAGCAACAGAGCTACAGCTATGGAGGACAGGACTCATCTGG GTATGGGGACAAGTCGTCTTATGGGCAGCAAGGTTCTTATGGTGGCCAGGGACAAGGAGGAGATGGCTATGGACAGCGTAGTTCTTATGGTTCCCAGGGTCAAGGAGGAGACAGTTTTGGACAGCAAAGCTCCTATGGTGGCCAAGGACagggtggcggtggtggtggcggCTATGGAAGATGGAGTGAAG GTGAAGGTGGTGGTCAGGGTGGGAGGTTTGGGCGTGACCAGGGAGACCGCTCGGAAGGAGGGGGCTACAGAGGCAGAGGCCGTGGTGGCTATGACCGTGGCGGTTATGATCGCAGTGGTGGATATGACCGTGGCGGAAGAGGAGGACCACCTGGTATGGG aggTGGTGACCGTGGTGGCTACAAAAATTACGGTG GCTCTCGAGACTACGGCTCAAGGGATGAACCAG CTGGTGAGCAGGACAACTCTGACAACAACACCATTTTTGTCCAGGGACTTGGAGAAGATGCCACCGTTCAGGAAGTCGGCGACTTCTTCAAGCAAATTGGTATCATCAAG GTAAACAAGAAGACTGGCCAGCCAATGATTAACATCTACTCTGACAAGGCCACTGGTCGACCAAAAGGAGAAGCTACAGTGTCGTTTGATGACCCGCCCTCTGCCAAAGCTGCTATTGATTGGTTTGATG GCAAGGAGTTCAATGGCAAACCCATCAAAGTATCATTTGCCACCCGCAGAGCTGAGTTCACACAgaggggtggaggaagagggggaCGAGGAGGTG GTTTTAGAGGTCGTGGTGGTGGAGGTCCCAACTTTGACATTAAGGGAGGTGACTGGCCCTGCCCCAACAG CTCTTGTGGCAACATGAATTTTGCACGGCGGCAAGAGTGTAACAAATGTGGCGCACCCAAACCAGGAGATGGAGGATttggaggtggag ATCGTGGAAGCAGAGGTGGTTATGGCGGCGACAGAGGTGGTGGCTTCAGAGGTCGTGGAGGTTTTCGTGGGGGAGACCGTGGAGGCTacggaggaggtggtggtggtggaggtttTGGAGGCGGCTACAAAATGGGAGGAAG AGGTGACCGCAGAGATGACAGAAGAGACCGGCCGTACTAA